The Motacilla alba alba isolate MOTALB_02 chromosome 3, Motacilla_alba_V1.0_pri, whole genome shotgun sequence DNA window AAGCCACTCATGAGAGGGAGAAAGAACAGGTGATGTGTGGGTGGATCAAAACATGACTGTTCAGAGCATTAATGAATAAAGATGGGACTATCTGCAGCTTCCCATTTCCATGTTGGGAGTGCTAAACAGACCAGGATGCTGCAGAAcagcaatgaggaaaaaaagatgtagAGAGATGCTTCCTCTTGGACACTGAATGTATGTTATGAGAAGGATGTAGAGTGATTAATGTGCCTGGTACCCAATAATGCCTGCTACTCAAAATATCTGACAGGGTTTTAAGAACCACTGTGGACCTGTGATCTTTAAAAGAAGTTAACGTCACTACAAAGTAATGCAATTAAGAAGGTCGTTAAGCCATTCAATTTCAGAATGGGCACGATGAAGAAGTGGAAACAATAAATTAGTCAGATTGATATAAATTTTCAACAGttaatctgaattttatttctgtatctttcattttaaagaaagcaagcaagcagTGCCGGGTGGCTGGTTAATCACTGCTCCACTCACGGCACACACCACTTACAAATTCAGTGAAGTATATATACTGTTAAGCCTACAAAGCATTTTCCAATGTGCTTGGTTAGTACAAATGAGCAAATATCAGTTGTTGCAGTGTGATGTCATAGTTTGCCTCAGATATCCCGGGTTTCTCCCTGAAGATTCCTTCCCCAGATGTGtcaatcacctctcctttccccaccccgACCCCTGCCGAGCACTGTTTAtcaatcctggaattccagaagggAGTCAAGTGATTAGGCAAATTCAGAAGATGCCCTCCACCATGGGGGGGCATTGGACAATCCAGGTGTCCTTTGTCCCTTGGGACCTCCTCTCCCGTACCTGTTTGGTGGGTTTCCTCTCTgtcctctccccctctcccccaggtaAAAGGGTGAACAGGCCACCGGTCGAGGATTCTGTTGAACCTGTTGCTAGTTTCAGAGGTCTGCGCACCAGAATGAAAACTCTGGATGAAAACCTTCCATCAGAACTGACTCCTTTTCTTCACCTTGCcttaaagcttctccatcagAGGAAGAGTTTAGGAGTGAACCTCTGTGAGAGGAAAACTCCATCCCGCTGCTACCGGAGCTCCGGCATGCCTGAACTTGTCCTCACGTGCCCAATTGCAACATCTAGCTAGCCAATAGTGTCTCTGGGGTGAAACACCTCAGCTGCTGCTATTTGGTCCAGACGCAGGGCCAGGCAAGCCAAGGCATGTCCCATCAGCAATATTGGTAATATTCCAATAATCAATAAGCTGAAGCCAGCAATTTCATAATCTTTCCAGGTGGTCGTATGCTTCCTGTCCTTCTTGTGGTTGTCTGGAGGGAAGCCCCTTCACCGGTGTCTCctacatgatttttttaagctttttattATACATAAGCATCTGGTCTTGTTGCACAACTTCCTCTATTTTATTCTAAGCATCAGTCGTCTTGTTACCTCATCTCTTTACCTATTTCAATGCTTTATTTGGCTATAGAAAATTTCAAAACTCTTCTTTGTATTTATCCCAAGGGATGCATCCATTTTCGACACAGCAGATAGAAGCATTTGCTGATTCCATTGCCAATTGACATGaatcacaaaaacatttttcacaagATGTGTAACAAAAGTATCCCAACAGCAATAGGATGCTATGTGAAATCTCATTAATGTGTTGGAAGAAGTAAGGAAAATGCagtaattatattttcataCAACCCTGACCAAGTTGTTTGTCAGTTCCACCAAGGACCGTCAAATACATAAGCTCTTcgggtttgggggatttttaagagaaatgtTATCCAATTAATCCACATAGCAATTATGCGTAATGTTGAGCCCATTTGTTGGTTTTGcaacaaaaggcaaaattaatGCCAATGTTTCACATTCTTGGCATTTTACTGGGCCACCCTTGTAGATCTGGACACAgcactctgcagctctggcaccaTGTGGTCAGCTTTGTCACAGGGATCTCTACTAGAGCTATGAGGGAAGTACAACAGCGCCTTGGATACCCTGGGCTGGTTCTGGAGGTGGCCACACCAGTGCCCCCATCTTTGCTACTTTGATCTTATTAGAAGCTGAGGTACCGAATTTGGCAcacacccagctcccagctttGGTCTCCCAGTACACGACAGTCCAGGCACTAAGAGGATGGTGCCCGACTCTTTTTGGTAGTGTTCAGAGACAGGATGAGGAGTagtggccataaactaaaacatgAGAAGTTTCACCTCAACACAATGAAGAACTTTTTTACACTGAGAGTGGGCACTGTCTAGGGAGGTCGTGAAGTTTCCCTCTCTAGAGACATTCAAAACCAGGACATGCTCCTGTGTCCCCTGCACCAGCTGACCCGGCCATGGCAGATGATGTGcagaggtccctcccaaccctcTCCTCACTCCAGAAGCCACCTGGACGCGGGGCTCAGCAGGAACACACGCACCCggagcctgggcagcaggatgAGAACCAACTCAACGACCTTgttcagctccagcccctcggACGCGCGAAACATGTCAGCGCACCTGAGCGTTCTCCTTTGCCTTTCAGCAAATGGGCCTTCCAGAACGAGACGGCTTGCGCAAAGCCGCTGCGACCTCACACAACTCACACCCCACCCCCAAACAACAGCTGACTTAGGTTTTACAAATACCATTATTGGCGGGGGGACggaacaaaaccaaccaaacaaaaaagccaagcCATACAAAACCCCGCGCTGTGGGATTTTCTGGTACTTTGGTCTCTCTGGCGGCCCGTAGGAGGCCCCGGCGCTGCCGTGAGCGCGGCGGCCGCGCAGGCGCAGGGGGGCGCGgatggcggcggggccgcgcgaTGCTGCGCTGGCTCGCGGCCGTGCTCAGCCCCTCGTGCTCCGTGCCCGGCGGCGCCTCCATGTTCTACGCCGTGCGCAAGGGCCGGCGCGCCGGCGTCTACCGCACCTGGTGAGCGAGGGCCGCCGTGGAGCGGGgagcccgcccggcccggcctcacCGCTGCCCGCTCTGTTGCAGGGCGGAGTGCCAGGAGCAGGTGAACAAGTTCCCCTCCGCTAGCTTCAAGAAGTTCGCCACCGAGAAGGACGCCTGGACCTTCGTGCGCGCCGGCCTGCCGGGGCCGCAGCCGCCCCAGCCCGAGCCGGCAGGTAGCGCGTCCCGCCGCccggcagggaggaggggaaggagggagggcgGCCCgcgggggctcggggctggcacGGCGGCTGAGCCAGCGCTGCGGCTGCTGCCGGAACGCGGGCACCAGCCTCTGCTCATTCCTCGTCACTGGCTCAGCGCCGTGGCCATGGCCTCCGGACACGGCGATGGACGTGCCAGTGCAGTGAAAGTGTTTCTGTGCGTGTTTGGAGAGCGTTGCTCGCTCTGTGTGCGTGTTAAGGTGTAAGGGCCCTCGCATGTCTGTTTCCTCTTCGGTTTGACTTAGGATGAAGAATGACTGGAgtattctatttctttttgataATATTTTGGGGGGGTATCAGATAACGGGCTAACATTGCTAATAGTTGCTACTACAACTGTTGTCTTGCTGTCTTTAGAAGCACAGTCgtttcaaataaaatttgattCTGCTGAACTTCCTaacttgcttctttttttttttttttttcctgaagaggCATTTGGTCCTCTAGCTGTAACACAAGAAAATGGTAGCCAGAGAGAGGAACCAGAATTAAATACCATGTGTTGCAGTACATGTAAAAGGCCATATGAACAGTCTACAAATGAAGAGCAGATTGCAAAGCGTGTAAAACATGACGAAGTACAGTCAGTGTGCTCAATACCAACAGTCAGTGAAGATAAGTTTTCATATATGGGTGAGGTCTTTGATCAttcctttaattattttcatttatttattctctgtgACAAGCAACAAGTGTAACTATTAGAAAACTTTCAGGGAGGTTTGTATATGGCAGCATTAGGcctattatttctttttgaaatgaaaacatgaacTGTGATCTGTTTGTCTACATTGTCTTTCAGTGtaattttgatttgttttaacTGGTATGAATATATAGCTTAATCATAGTGTTATaggtgtgatttttttgtgtgtgtctaGGCTACAGATTGGATGTAGCTTTGAAGTTTTGAAGAAGACGTGAACTGTAGTGAAAAGTGTGGGACTTGGGGCAGAAGTTCTTTGTGAGGCTGACTGGTTTGACAGCAGTGAGGGTGTCAAGAGGTAGTGGGACTTGTGTTCTGCGCTGCTAATTCACATGGCTTTTGCAGTTACCTTTTGGAAGGGCTCTCTGGGGAGGGAAGTTTTGGGGCTTAATATACTGGCAAACATTTCTTCTATCTTATATAGTCAGTGTTTTTGAAGAGGTGTtgattttgataatttttttgtagGTGACTTTGCAGTTGTTTATACAGATGGTTGTTGCTCTAGTAATGGACGTAACAGGGCACGTGCTGGAATAGGTGTCTACTGGGGACCAGGCCACCCTTTGTAAGTAGctcaatggattttttttttaaattaatgtattctgttgggtttttataTGGTTTACAATACCAGCCTCCTTTTAAATATGAAGCTCTGTTGTTCAGACTCATAATGACAGTGCTATGAGACTGAGTCAGGAGATACTGAGGGGAACAGAGAAAGCAGCCTCTCTGGAAATAATattcttgtctttattttcttgatgTGTAGCCATTATACACCATTCTGAATACCTGGAATAACTAATCTACTATTTGTTCTTTGGACACAGAAATACCAGTGAAAGACTTCCTGGACGGCAGACTAATCAAAGAGCAGAAATCCATGTAAGTAGCAAATGTCCTGAAATGCTTTTCCATGTTAGACTGCAGCTGCACTTTCAGGCCTATTTCAGCTCTGGTTTCCAGAACCCAGTATGGAGCTCTAAGAGAAGTATGCAAAATATTCGGAGTTATGACTTCAAATAGTTATCTTCAAGTTTTATTGATCTTTATTGGCTTTGAACTATCTAATTCACCTTGAGAATTTCCAGATGTCACCAAGCACAGCTATTTAAACAGCCTCACATTAGAAAAGTCTTGCTCTCAACTCTGTATAGattctcttgcatttttaatgtgtgtgtTTCAGACCTTAGAGTGAGGACTGCTGAGTATTGGTTGAGAGTCAGCTTCTTATGATGGCAGGATCAGAGTACCATAATCCTcagataaatatataaaatgatTCTAGCCTCCTGGCTAACTTCTGTTGACAGCAGCAGATTTAGTCTTCTCTTTCCATCTCCTCTTAATTATGGTATTGCTGCTATCCCACACTCCATGTTTGGAGATGAACTGAAATGGGCAATTGATCTGCTTAAAAACTACAAAGTTCATTTCAGAGGTGGTGTTGGTGTGCTGATTGGTCAGATTTGTCTCTAAAGAGTGTTTCAGTTCTACATCCACACCCAGCCACTTCTCCCTGTAATATTTCAgagcaccaaaaaaaacccccaacctgTTAAGGCATCCAGAGTGTTGGAACGGATATGAATTCTTCCTCCTCAAAGTTTTGGAGAAAATGCCTTGGTGTTGATGGAGGTTTTGATAGTTAGGAAATGGGTAAGAAGGCTAGTCCTTCAGCACAAAATTGAACATCAAAATGTTACGAGATTTTGTTTGCTATTGAAACTTAAGTGCCTGCCTCTTTGCCTGAATCATAAAGGTGTCATCTGCGATACACAATTTTGGAATCCTCTACACTAAAACATGTTGATAACCATTGGTGGAGAGGTTACAGCAATACTCTGTAGTCCTGTGTGTACATCAGGTACTTTGTTGGCATTTTAATTCCATGTGGTCAAAATCCTTTCTGAACTGTGGTTGTTTTGAAATGTTCTTAAGGCAGCCTGCAAAGCAATAGAGCAAGCCAAGAGTCAAAACATCAAGAAGTTAATAATCTACACTGATAGCAAGTTTACTATTAATGGTAAGTTAACgattttaattttcctgatCCTTAAAGACACTGCatactttttcatttcttaagaCCCACAGAGCATTCTGAGTCCTGGAGAGAGGAATGTAAGGAAGACAGTGCATAACTTATGACTGCTTGGGGGAAAACTTCAGAGTATCAGACACTGCCTGCTAACTGCACGAAATAGAAGTAGAGTCATAGTATCTGTTATAGTAAATGCTAACAGAAGTTAACTCAAAGATTTGTGTCTTGAGGTGTTCAGTGTGACACAAAATCTAGAAAAAATGTCGTTCATGTATAGGCTGTTAAGGCTGTAAAATCAGGAAATTACTTGGAAGTTGGTGTGGTAACCTGtagggtttttgttgttttgcatGTATTGTACACACACCTATGAAGTACATTCAAGTTCTATTGCTTCCAAGCTTTTAGGCTACCCTGGAAGACTAGCCAGAGATATGTGCTCAGAGTATGTATTAAAAGACctggaaaacataattttattatcTATAAATACCATATGAAGCAGCCAATGAAacttaattttggaaaaaagctCCCTCTTTCCTCAAGATCTTCAGATTTTGTTCCTCTGATAATCTGGAACTGCATAAgttagtttgtttttatttttggttttttttttggttggttggttagggtttatttttttgtttttttactcaGTTTTACAAAGGCAGTACATGTTTGTTTCTAGATCACATTGGAgatttggttttgtgggttttctttgaaataacaTTAAACAAAAACTTAGTGCAGCTTATGGTTGAAAATTAAACGTTGCTCTTTTTGTCTTAGtctctttggttttgcttgcaattttgttttgcattttgggTCACTGAGGTGCAGGTGCCATTCTTGTTTAACCAAAGGTATTTTGTAGATGTGTCTAGGAATTATTATTTGAAAATGCCAAGGAAGGAGGCTTGTAGTTAAGTACAAATGGATGTAATGTGGTTTTGTGTGCAAGATTGGAGATTTCCTATTTGGTTCAGGTCATGAAAGCAGTAAGGATGTCTTACATTGTCCACACCAgcaaagataatttaaaaaaaaaaatacttaaggAGTAATATAGAAAATTCCCTGGTGAGCAGTAGGGTTTGCATACTGTGTCATCAGGCAAATCCTTAGCTTCAGTTTATTGACGTTCATGAGCTACTTTGTGTACAGTGCATATATAAGATTGTAGTCTTTAAATTAAATACCTGTTTGGAAAAACAGATGTTTAATTTAATGGTTGGGTAATTCaggtaataatgaaaaatacaatcCTGAAAGACAGCATCAGAGAAGCAAACAAGAATTATCTTTTGTCTCCAGTGTTTTTGCCTGAGACTTTGTACAGAGGTAATGTCTTGTTAAAAGGCTCCGTCTTGATCCTTGCAGGCTTCTTTAATAGCACTCTTGTGGTGATATCCCCTTTGCACAGGTATTACAAGCTGGGTTGacaactggaaaacaaatggCTGGAGAACAAGTTCAGGAGGAAGTGTAATAAATAAAGAAGATTTTGAAAGACTCGATAGTCTAGCAAAAGACATAGAAATTCAGTGGGTAAGTTCCTTGTTTCTTATTCttaatgacattttaaacaTGTTTCTGGTAGAAACTTAGTTATGATTACACTTTTAAGGCTTTTGTAGATCATAGTATTGTACATCCTTAAGTAAAACTGCAAATATAGAGAAGCTGCTTGTATTAAAGCAAATTAGCAGCATAACCTAGATTCTTGCAACCagtatttcatttatttaaacgaatatttgtatttgtttcctGTCTCTTATTACTGCTTAGAAAATGCCTGCAATAgctatttttagtttgttagtCCTGTTAGTAGATGCAATTTCTGTTCCTGGAAATCTAACCTTGGAATATAACTGGTTTTTGTGTCATAGCTGAatttctgtatttgcttttcagaactATTTAGAATGCTGCTTTGTTGGAGTAACTCAATTACATGAGTGTCTTTAAACTGGGAAAACTAAGTGTGTGTGTAACCCCAAATAAACCAACTCTAGTTTTCTGTGCCTTAACTGTATTTCTTCTAAGGAAAATTAGTACAAGaagctcttaaaaataataatttttaaattgttttgttctCCAGTAAAAAAGTAAACCAACTTCTATGCAGGTATTTCtggtaaaatgtatttttctgtaacCTCTAATATCAGTGCTTAACACTTCAGGGAAATATACCATAATTAGGCTAAAATTTAAGAGGCAAAGGAATATAAGACCACTGATTTGAGAAAATGTGTGTACAGTTGACTTTGCAGCTGCTAATGGCATGTTTACTCAGCTTCTGTCTTTACTATGTAGAAAACAGGATCATGTAGATATTAAATGTGCAATTTTTTGATGGGAATTTATTGCAGGTATTCATGTTGCTCTGTGTTAGAGTTGGTGGCTGCAATTTACAGGCTGGTTAGATTTTCTATAGCTACTCCTATAGTCTATTGAGGAGAAAGCATGTCTTCAAATTTTTTTGTTAACTTCAGCTGTTCTTGGGAATATTTTACATCATTAAAAGATATTCCTTTATGCGCACTTCTTGAATCTGAATCTCTTAGAAAAGGTTGGACAAATTTTGTTTCAGGAGGAGTGTATGGATACAGagtcctccatgggctgcaggcaCATCTCTGCTCCACCGTGGCCCTCCTGGGCTGTAGGGGGGACAGGCTGACTGaccatggtctgcaccacaggctgcaggggagtCTCTGCTCAGGTGcttggagcacctcctccttcagcactgaccttggtgtctgcagagctgttcctttcACATATTCTTGCTCTTTTATCTGGCTGTTGTGCAGCATTTTATCTGGCTGTTGTGCAGCATGTTATCACAGAAGAGCCATCAGCTTTGTTGATGGCCTTAGCTATGCTGAACTGTGAGTCCCTTTTGGAGCTGTCGGGGTCTGGCTCTCTCTCATGTAGGGGCACTGCTCATGCCTTTTCACAGAATCCACACCTACAGCCCCCCACGTGGTACTAAAACCTTGCCATGTAAATCTAATGTCACTTCACAACCACTTCATACTTATCCCCTCTCAGATCTTGTCAAGTAGCAAGCTTGATTTTCTTCCTCACCTTCCTACTCCACCCTTGCTTCTGACAAGGATGGGCTTAGGGTATAAAGTTTTTTTCACTTCCTGATTAATGGACAATTAAGTCCATTAAGGACAATTAAGACATCTGAAAATTGAGAGGATCTTTTGATATCCTATGTATGTATCCTAAGTGAGTGCTGTAACTACCAAGGCTTTTAGTGGAATAGAGGACTTTGGCTTTTGGGGAAGGATCAACTCAGTTTAACCACTGAATGCAGAGAGGTGGGAGTTTTGAATTGGAGCTGTT harbors:
- the RNASEH1 gene encoding ribonuclease H1, encoding MLRWLAAVLSPSCSVPGGASMFYAVRKGRRAGVYRTWAECQEQVNKFPSASFKKFATEKDAWTFVRAGLPGPQPPQPEPAEAFGPLAVTQENGSQREEPELNTMCCSTCKRPYEQSTNEEQIAKRVKHDEVQSVCSIPTVSEDKFSYMGDFAVVYTDGCCSSNGRNRARAGIGVYWGPGHPLNTSERLPGRQTNQRAEIHAACKAIEQAKSQNIKKLIIYTDSKFTINGITSWVDNWKTNGWRTSSGGSVINKEDFERLDSLAKDIEIQWMHIPGHAGFQGNEEADRLAREGACKPKC